A portion of the Candidatus Dormiibacterota bacterium genome contains these proteins:
- a CDS encoding NAD(P)/FAD-dependent oxidoreductase — MATKYDAIIVGGGHNGLVNAAYLQRAGKKVLVLERRHVLGGAAVTEEIFPGFKFSVCSYVVSLLRPEIIRELDLPRHGLEILPLDGTFTPSIDGDKYLWRVNDHAKTMREIRRHSRADADAYEEFGKAMVQMCRFVKPILSMTPPDPTTLNPRDLMKLLFLGRRFQALSGEDKYNQVQLMTMSAIDFLDQWFETDILKATMSASGIIGTFLGVRSPGTAYVLLHHYMGEIDGAFRSWGFARGGTGAISNAIAEAAREAGVEIRTKAGIEKILIKNGKATGVVLQNGDEIHADVVSSSVDPNRTFLKLIDAEHLPSEFVEEVRRFKLRGSSGKVNLALDALPDFTCIPGPGAHLRGAVSISPSVEYMERAYDEAKYGVYSSKPYIDMVIPSLTDPSVAPPGKHILSCFVQYAPYKLKEGPEAWEGKREAFGDTVVNTIAQYAPNLKKIIVGRQVVTPLDLDREFGLTEGNIFQGELSLEQLFFLRPIPGWAKYRTPIKNLYMCGSSTHPGGGIMGANGRIAAMEILKDWKRGIA, encoded by the coding sequence ATGGCGACGAAGTACGACGCGATCATCGTCGGGGGCGGGCACAACGGGCTGGTCAACGCCGCGTATCTGCAGCGGGCGGGGAAGAAGGTCCTCGTCCTCGAGCGCCGTCACGTCCTCGGCGGCGCGGCGGTGACCGAGGAGATCTTCCCCGGGTTCAAGTTCTCGGTCTGCTCGTACGTCGTGTCGCTGCTGCGTCCGGAGATCATCCGCGAGCTCGACCTGCCGCGGCATGGCCTCGAGATCCTGCCGCTCGACGGCACCTTCACGCCTTCGATCGACGGTGACAAGTATCTCTGGCGCGTCAACGACCACGCCAAGACGATGCGGGAGATCAGGCGCCACTCGCGCGCCGACGCCGATGCCTACGAAGAGTTCGGCAAGGCGATGGTGCAGATGTGCCGGTTCGTGAAGCCGATCCTCAGCATGACGCCCCCCGACCCGACGACCCTCAACCCGCGCGACCTGATGAAGCTGCTGTTCCTCGGCCGCCGCTTCCAGGCGCTGTCGGGCGAGGACAAGTACAACCAGGTCCAGTTGATGACGATGAGCGCCATCGATTTCCTGGACCAGTGGTTCGAGACCGACATCCTCAAGGCGACGATGTCGGCGTCGGGGATCATCGGCACGTTCCTGGGGGTGCGCTCGCCGGGGACCGCCTACGTGCTGCTGCACCACTACATGGGGGAGATCGACGGGGCGTTCCGCTCGTGGGGCTTCGCCCGCGGCGGCACCGGCGCCATCAGCAACGCCATCGCCGAGGCGGCGCGCGAGGCGGGGGTCGAGATCCGGACCAAGGCCGGCATCGAGAAGATCCTGATCAAGAACGGCAAGGCGACCGGTGTCGTCCTGCAGAACGGCGACGAGATCCACGCCGACGTCGTGTCGTCGAGCGTCGACCCGAACCGGACCTTCCTGAAGCTGATCGACGCCGAGCACCTGCCGTCGGAGTTCGTCGAGGAGGTGCGCCGCTTCAAGCTGCGCGGCTCGAGCGGCAAGGTCAACCTGGCGCTCGACGCCCTGCCCGACTTCACCTGCATCCCGGGGCCGGGCGCGCACCTGCGCGGCGCCGTCTCGATCTCGCCGAGCGTCGAGTACATGGAGCGGGCGTACGACGAGGCGAAGTACGGCGTGTACTCGAGCAAGCCGTACATCGACATGGTCATCCCGTCGCTGACCGATCCGTCGGTGGCACCCCCGGGCAAGCACATCCTCTCGTGCTTTGTGCAGTACGCCCCGTACAAGTTGAAGGAAGGGCCCGAGGCGTGGGAGGGGAAACGCGAGGCGTTCGGCGACACGGTCGTGAACACGATCGCCCAGTACGCCCCCAATCTCAAGAAGATCATCGTCGGCCGCCAGGTCGTCACACCGCTCGACCTCGACCGCGAGTTCGGCCTGACCGAAGGGAACATCTTCCAGGGGGAGCTGTCGCTCGAGCAGCTGTTCTTCCTGCGCCCCATCCCCGGCTGGGCCAAGTACAGGACACCGATCAAGAACCTCTACATGTGCGGCTCGTCCACGCACCCGGGGGGCGGCATCATGGGGGCGAACGGCCGGATCGCCGCGATGGAGATCCTGAAGGACTGGAAGCGGGGGATTGCCTAA
- a CDS encoding HNH endonuclease signature motif containing protein translates to MIKYGCQATAAAATVCSEDPAGSYRAPEPAAHRSRGALPGARPSASRDPRVPPPHPGAPSPARVTAEVRPSPAPRVEAAALAPPPPRVETAALRADALARSLSAARARITLPLAQLAASLCRERAWCAFGFARASDFALEYLDRSGRWLRDLAALHSALTVLPGLDAALTGDDGGPPLGHVRALLIGRVAGAGNLAGWIALARRLTVRALREAVTRARNAGQDGSQAPPTPKDSPGGPDSDTGDHDTTLATIPATIDDEAHDDRVLLRIASPSALVAAFDEAVDLHRAVEGNETTIASFVESLVAEASAAEPLAEEQAVPCAPSPESRFFPGAPSLDIDRTGIRHGPRPSIVEEALARSTDGWSHLPEKNDASWGLALGRSTLRRLAALAREGDRGSPAERVARMRALLSIETELEVRLGRLLATMGEDRAWTRLRFAGVGHYAEERLGLSRTAAQSRARAAHLLGRFPRVREAYEAGALGLEAALVVGRVLSAPAAGGAPAERAWVRHAREVTVKRLRDEARAIVRAAAIRPAGAPSPLSDDFWHTSLSRAPGTAHRRVGVLGMLAIGARPLDGSIDASVPPSLDAEDPARLAASFSPATAVLPKPDVFLRLTLPFDLADRFLAAVEGARARLGREAEAIAWYVEDAGGGSASGGGILAEGQIPSGDRLPAARLAARMFSIASRRVPDWIGLLALLEDFVETWDPPEHAGDLSADPIFVRDGWRCLAPACSSRRNLEDHHVHYRSHLGGNGQHNRVCLCRFHHQRGEHGGLASCRGTAPLSLTWRLGSAEVGRWYRNERRLPGDPGAPASGEADASRSGETHARGSGEAGASPGSS, encoded by the coding sequence ATGATCAAATACGGTTGCCAAGCGACCGCCGCGGCGGCCACCGTCTGCTCGGAGGATCCTGCTGGATCGTACCGGGCGCCGGAGCCAGCGGCCCATCGATCGCGCGGCGCGCTCCCCGGCGCGCGCCCCTCGGCGAGCCGCGATCCGCGCGTCCCGCCGCCCCATCCCGGCGCGCCGTCGCCGGCCCGCGTCACGGCGGAGGTTCGCCCATCGCCAGCTCCGCGCGTCGAGGCCGCGGCCCTCGCGCCGCCTCCACCGCGCGTCGAGACCGCCGCCCTGCGCGCCGATGCGCTGGCGCGCTCGTTGAGCGCGGCGCGTGCGCGGATCACCCTGCCGCTCGCGCAATTGGCGGCATCGCTCTGCCGCGAGCGCGCCTGGTGCGCCTTCGGGTTCGCCCGCGCCTCCGATTTCGCACTCGAGTACCTCGACCGCTCGGGCCGCTGGCTGCGCGATCTGGCGGCGCTGCACTCGGCGCTCACGGTGCTTCCGGGACTGGACGCCGCGCTCACCGGCGACGATGGTGGCCCGCCCCTGGGCCACGTGCGCGCGCTCCTCATCGGCCGCGTGGCCGGCGCCGGCAACCTCGCGGGCTGGATCGCCCTGGCGCGCCGCCTCACCGTCCGCGCGTTGCGCGAGGCCGTCACCCGCGCGCGCAACGCCGGACAGGACGGCTCGCAGGCTCCACCCACGCCGAAGGATTCGCCTGGCGGCCCTGACTCGGACACCGGCGACCACGACACAACGCTCGCCACAATACCCGCCACAATAGATGACGAGGCCCATGACGACCGCGTGCTCCTCCGCATCGCCTCGCCGTCCGCTCTCGTCGCCGCCTTCGACGAGGCCGTCGACCTTCATCGCGCCGTGGAGGGGAACGAGACGACCATCGCATCGTTCGTCGAGTCTCTCGTCGCCGAGGCCTCGGCCGCCGAACCCCTCGCCGAGGAGCAGGCCGTCCCCTGCGCGCCGTCCCCCGAATCGCGGTTCTTTCCGGGCGCGCCATCCTTGGACATCGACCGCACCGGCATCCGGCACGGCCCGCGTCCCTCCATCGTCGAAGAGGCTCTGGCGCGCTCAACAGACGGCTGGAGCCATCTGCCGGAGAAGAACGACGCGTCGTGGGGCCTGGCGCTCGGCCGCTCCACCCTCCGCCGGCTCGCGGCTTTGGCGCGCGAGGGCGACCGGGGCTCGCCCGCGGAGCGCGTGGCCCGGATGCGCGCGCTCCTGTCGATCGAGACCGAGCTCGAGGTCCGACTCGGCCGCCTCCTGGCGACGATGGGGGAGGACCGGGCCTGGACGCGCCTGCGTTTCGCCGGCGTCGGCCACTACGCCGAGGAGCGGCTCGGGCTGTCGCGCACCGCGGCCCAGTCGCGCGCCCGCGCCGCGCACCTGCTCGGACGTTTTCCACGCGTGCGCGAAGCGTACGAGGCGGGCGCGCTCGGTCTGGAGGCCGCGCTCGTCGTCGGGCGCGTCCTGTCCGCGCCCGCTGCCGGCGGCGCCCCCGCCGAGCGCGCCTGGGTCCGCCACGCGCGCGAGGTCACCGTCAAGCGCCTGCGCGACGAGGCCCGCGCCATCGTCCGCGCCGCGGCCATCCGCCCTGCTGGCGCGCCGTCCCCCCTGTCCGACGACTTCTGGCATACCTCGCTCTCGCGCGCGCCCGGCACCGCGCACCGCCGCGTCGGCGTCCTGGGGATGCTGGCCATCGGCGCCCGCCCGCTGGACGGGTCCATCGACGCGTCCGTGCCCCCCTCGCTCGACGCCGAGGACCCCGCCCGGCTCGCCGCGTCGTTCTCCCCGGCGACGGCGGTCCTCCCCAAACCGGACGTTTTCCTCCGGCTGACGCTTCCTTTTGATCTAGCCGACCGATTCCTGGCCGCCGTGGAGGGAGCGCGCGCCCGCCTCGGCCGGGAGGCGGAGGCGATCGCGTGGTACGTGGAGGATGCGGGGGGCGGCTCCGCGTCCGGAGGCGGAATCCTTGCCGAAGGCCAGATCCCGTCCGGAGATCGTCTCCCCGCTGCGCGCCTTGCCGCCCGGATGTTTTCCATCGCCTCCCGCCGCGTCCCTGATTGGATCGGTCTCCTCGCCCTGCTCGAGGACTTCGTCGAGACGTGGGATCCACCGGAGCACGCCGGCGATCTCTCCGCCGATCCGATCTTCGTCCGCGACGGCTGGCGCTGCCTCGCGCCGGCGTGCTCCTCGCGCCGAAATCTCGAGGACCACCATGTCCACTACCGGTCGCACCTCGGCGGCAATGGGCAGCACAACCGTGTCTGTCTCTGTCGTTTCCACCATCAGCGAGGTGAGCACGGGGGGCTCGCCTCCTGCCGGGGCACGGCGCCGCTGTCGCTCACGTGGCGTCTCGGTTCGGCTGAAGTCGGTCGCTGGTATCGCAACGAGCGGCGCCTGCCCGGAGATCCTGGTGCGCCGGCCTCGGGCGAGGCGGATGCGTCGCGTTCGGGCGAGACTCACGCGCGGGGTTCGGGCGAGGCGGGCGCGTCGCCGGGGTCGTCGTGA
- a CDS encoding energy transducer TonB, producing the protein MRALPLSVLLALAIGSSTSRAAAQEIQSGLLDGIEVKDFQGQKVYQSRIEPWPVHDILISAIILEIGTSRRELFLGVSLWGVHAGKLGRLRFALDGSTVVLDLGAKGDAVLDTSGCRPKAVLTLNDEESLVRRLAASGSGAAADIPVEYESRGVLLKGVLTTEDRERFRRIVDLYEMTDLPPAPRPPEYKDGQFVGLTLEDVTAPEIIPKSKVTPKCPARARASRKSGQVVLVATILKDGTIGALRPVQVTGGGCGFAEASMEAVKQWKYHPATKAGQPVEVEFTIVVDFVLR; encoded by the coding sequence ATGCGCGCTCTTCCGCTGTCCGTCCTGCTCGCGCTGGCGATCGGCTCGTCGACGAGTCGGGCGGCGGCCCAGGAGATCCAGAGCGGTCTGCTGGATGGGATCGAGGTCAAGGACTTCCAGGGACAGAAGGTGTATCAGTCACGGATCGAGCCCTGGCCGGTCCACGACATCCTGATCAGCGCAATCATTCTTGAGATCGGCACCTCGAGGAGGGAACTGTTCCTGGGAGTCTCTCTCTGGGGGGTCCACGCCGGGAAATTGGGGCGCCTCAGATTCGCTCTCGACGGGTCGACCGTCGTCCTGGACCTGGGTGCGAAAGGGGACGCCGTCCTCGACACGTCGGGATGCCGGCCGAAGGCGGTGCTGACGCTCAATGACGAGGAGAGCCTCGTGCGCCGGCTCGCCGCGTCGGGGAGCGGGGCAGCGGCGGACATCCCGGTCGAATACGAGTCGCGCGGAGTCCTCCTCAAGGGGGTGCTGACCACGGAGGATCGGGAGCGGTTCCGGCGGATCGTCGACCTGTACGAAATGACCGACCTGCCTCCAGCCCCCCGTCCCCCGGAATACAAGGACGGTCAGTTCGTGGGGCTCACGCTCGAGGATGTCACGGCTCCGGAGATCATTCCAAAGTCCAAGGTCACGCCAAAGTGTCCGGCTCGGGCGCGCGCCAGCCGCAAGAGCGGACAGGTCGTCCTGGTGGCCACAATTCTGAAGGACGGCACTATTGGGGCCCTGCGTCCCGTGCAGGTCACCGGCGGCGGGTGCGGCTTCGCGGAGGCCTCGATGGAGGCTGTCAAACAGTGGAAGTACCACCCGGCCACGAAAGCCGGCCAGCCGGTCGAGGTCGAATTCACCATCGTCGTGGACTTCGTCCTGAGATAG
- a CDS encoding type II toxin-antitoxin system RelE/ParE family toxin, whose translation MKIRFTPSGRLQFLTVLAYVRGDNPEAARKLRLRAEQILRRLGRYPKSGRLIPEFPELSYREVLIPPYRFFYRVERKTVWVVAVWHGAQLPDEPIVK comes from the coding sequence GTGAAAATTCGGTTCACACCCTCGGGCCGCCTTCAATTCCTGACGGTCCTGGCTTACGTTCGCGGCGACAATCCGGAGGCGGCACGGAAACTCCGGCTGCGGGCCGAGCAAATACTCCGGCGGCTCGGTAGATATCCCAAATCAGGTCGTCTGATCCCCGAATTCCCAGAACTGTCGTACCGAGAGGTTCTCATTCCCCCGTACCGGTTCTTCTATCGGGTCGAGCGTAAGACAGTCTGGGTTGTGGCCGTGTGGCACGGGGCGCAGCTTCCTGACGAGCCCATCGTAAAATAG
- a CDS encoding type II toxin-antitoxin system Phd/YefM family antitoxin, with product MPKVPEIMPVTDLRQDAAGALKRVRASKQPIVITQRGRAAAIMLSVEAYERGEHERQLLRLLARGEKEIAAGEGYDLNEVLDEADALLAHASK from the coding sequence ATGCCCAAGGTACCAGAGATCATGCCGGTGACCGATCTGCGCCAGGATGCTGCGGGTGCCCTGAAGCGGGTGCGGGCTTCCAAGCAGCCGATTGTCATCACGCAACGCGGCCGAGCCGCAGCCATCATGCTGAGTGTCGAGGCCTACGAGAGAGGTGAGCACGAGCGTCAGCTGCTGCGGCTGCTGGCCAGGGGAGAAAAGGAAATAGCCGCGGGCGAGGGCTACGACTTGAACGAGGTCCTGGACGAAGCTGATGCGCTTCTGGCTCACGCGTCGAAGTGA
- a CDS encoding PIN domain-containing protein → MLLRVVLGQRGRLKEWKSVRDGVASALAEVECLRTLDRLRLRNAIDDDDLSVRREAVYRLLEEIEIVEPTRPVLARASLHLPIPIGTLDAIHLATAMLWRESSSADLVFATHDTALGIAARSSGFRVVGLDRT, encoded by the coding sequence GTGCTGCTGCGGGTCGTCCTGGGTCAGCGCGGCAGACTGAAGGAGTGGAAATCTGTCCGCGACGGAGTCGCCAGCGCCCTGGCCGAGGTGGAGTGTCTGCGGACGCTCGACCGGCTGCGGCTCCGCAATGCCATCGACGATGACGATCTCTCGGTGCGCCGCGAGGCGGTGTACCGGCTGCTGGAGGAGATCGAGATCGTGGAGCCGACCCGGCCCGTCCTGGCCCGCGCCTCTCTTCACCTGCCGATCCCGATCGGCACCCTCGACGCGATCCATCTCGCCACCGCCATGCTCTGGCGTGAATCATCCTCGGCCGACCTGGTGTTCGCGACGCACGACACGGCGCTCGGAATCGCCGCGCGCTCCAGCGGCTTCAGGGTCGTCGGGCTCGACCGGACTTAG
- a CDS encoding NAD(P)/FAD-dependent oxidoreductase yields MAMKRDVVIIGGGHNGLVTAFYLAKAGRKPLVLERRPVVGGAAITDEFHPGFKVPTLAHTLGPLRPDVARDMALDRHGLHIIRPEVRVFAPHPDGRSLFLYDDAERSAASIAGFSAKDAEKYKEFHATLGRIGKVMAQVLETTPPSIDHPSSGDLWNMLKVGRGLRGLGKKEMYHVLRWGPMAIADLVAEFFETELLRATIAARGTFGAFLGPWSAGTSLMLLMRAAGDGNPAGPTLFPKGGMGAVTQAMAAAAREAGAEIRTGADVAQILVKDGRATGVALASGETIEAGAVISNADPRRTLLGLVDPVHLGPEFVVRMRNYRCYGTVAKVNLALSGLPEFTALKRAPAGAPNGAAALSGRIHIGPEIDYIERAFDDSKYGDFSQHPYLDVTIPSIADPTLAPSGKHVMSIYMQYAPFRLKTGDWDVRAEALGDTVVKTLSEYAPNLKSLIIKGQVITPKDLESTYSLTTGHIFHGELTLDQIFTMRPLLDWARYRTPVAGLYLCGSGTHPGTGLTGGSGANAAREILKDSK; encoded by the coding sequence ATGGCCATGAAGCGCGACGTCGTCATCATCGGGGGCGGGCACAACGGCCTGGTGACCGCGTTCTACCTGGCGAAGGCCGGCCGCAAGCCGCTCGTCCTCGAGCGCCGCCCGGTCGTGGGGGGCGCCGCCATCACCGACGAGTTCCACCCCGGCTTCAAGGTCCCGACACTCGCCCACACGCTCGGCCCGCTGCGCCCCGACGTCGCCCGCGACATGGCGCTCGACCGGCACGGCCTGCACATCATCCGCCCCGAGGTGCGCGTCTTCGCGCCGCACCCCGACGGGCGCAGCCTGTTCCTGTACGACGATGCCGAGCGCTCGGCCGCCTCGATCGCCGGCTTCTCGGCGAAGGACGCCGAGAAGTACAAGGAGTTCCACGCCACCCTCGGCCGCATCGGCAAGGTCATGGCGCAGGTGCTGGAGACGACCCCGCCCTCGATCGACCATCCATCGTCGGGGGATCTCTGGAACATGCTGAAGGTCGGCCGCGGCCTGCGGGGCCTGGGCAAGAAGGAGATGTACCACGTCCTGCGCTGGGGCCCGATGGCGATCGCCGACCTCGTCGCCGAGTTCTTCGAGACCGAGCTGCTGCGCGCCACGATCGCCGCGCGCGGCACGTTCGGCGCCTTCCTCGGCCCCTGGTCGGCCGGGACATCGTTGATGCTGCTGATGCGGGCCGCCGGCGACGGCAACCCCGCCGGTCCGACCCTCTTCCCGAAGGGAGGGATGGGGGCCGTGACCCAGGCGATGGCCGCCGCGGCCAGAGAGGCCGGCGCCGAGATCAGGACCGGCGCCGACGTCGCGCAGATCCTGGTGAAGGACGGCCGCGCGACCGGAGTCGCGCTCGCCTCGGGCGAGACGATCGAGGCTGGGGCCGTGATCTCCAACGCAGACCCGCGGCGGACGCTGCTCGGACTCGTCGACCCCGTCCACCTGGGCCCCGAGTTCGTCGTCAGGATGCGGAACTACCGCTGCTACGGCACCGTCGCGAAGGTGAACCTCGCGCTCTCGGGGCTGCCCGAGTTCACTGCGCTGAAGCGCGCCCCCGCGGGGGCCCCGAACGGCGCCGCCGCCCTGTCGGGACGAATCCACATCGGCCCTGAGATCGACTACATCGAGCGCGCCTTCGACGACTCGAAATACGGCGACTTCTCGCAGCACCCGTACCTCGACGTGACCATCCCTTCGATCGCCGATCCGACTCTGGCCCCGTCCGGCAAGCACGTCATGTCGATCTACATGCAGTACGCGCCGTTCCGCCTCAAGACAGGCGACTGGGACGTCCGCGCCGAGGCGCTCGGCGACACGGTCGTCAAGACCCTGTCGGAATACGCGCCCAACTTGAAGAGCCTCATCATCAAGGGGCAGGTGATCACGCCGAAGGATCTGGAATCGACCTACTCCCTCACCACCGGCCACATCTTCCACGGCGAGCTGACGCTGGACCAGATCTTCACGATGCGTCCGCTGCTCGACTGGGCGCGGTACCGGACGCCGGTCGCCGGCCTGTATCTGTGCGGCTCCGGCACGCACCCGGGGACCGGGCTCACCGGCGGCTCGGGGGCGAACGCGGCGCGGGAAATCCTGAAGGACTCGAAGTAG
- a CDS encoding DEAD/DEAH box helicase, with protein sequence MFVTPQGRLGLEPGDTAPPFDREAAERLESAFARGPGHGLLQLGAGEIGTALPPVLSFWRDLGARYVTALCTLPEAAQGDLARQDLAGKVAPARPAPPPEEEIEPMAEAAPPMTGTEYVTAGLLRDLWGAIDTALAAELSESRAGVQDFLKRHNPAWNLVGRVHFHLAENKGDGEAPFAFLATYTTRLSRHAQAQHLPLGQALREYAGAAKKDRLLALLLPVQRAATTCPWLKEMLDSGEVFHPLRWLSREALQLLRDVPRLQEAGIAVRMPASWVGNRPLRPLVTATIGGRAPSVVGRDALLDFDMAVTIEGAALTSREVEELLAGTEEMALIRGRWVEIDRERLRRTIEQFRSVQRAAADDGLGFGEAMRLLAGADIANGADGPGGGAGGPAGGGLAGGGEVGGDGPDWSRVVAGPWLSETLKGLRSPQGLARVDPGAALRDTLRPYQHVGLRWLYLLSRLGLGACLADDMGLGKTIQVLALLQVLKSEAADRERSDRRKPSLLVAPASLLANWASEIERFAPRLRALVAHPSAMPAAEVRTLAPERLAGIDLVMTSYGSLHRLPWLTKTSWDLVVLDEAQAIKNPAARQTRAAKTLKARARFALSGTPIENRLGDLWSIFDFINPGLLGSSKEFSGFVKRLARRPHNPYAPLRELVRPYILRRLKTDKTVIADLPDKTEVKAFCPLSRRQAALYAQAVNDLKAALAAAEGIQRRGIILAYLMRLKQICNHPSQWLRDGAWAEKDSGKWTRLREIAEVIAAKQEKVLVFTQFREVTEPVAAFLGSVFGAPGLVLHGATAVGKRQELVRHFQEDDAVRYFVLSLKTGGAGLNLTAAAHVVHFDRWWNPAVENQATDRAFRIGQTRNVLVHKFVCRGTVEERIDRLIESKRALSRDLLEGGVELLLTEMKDDELLDLVALDINAALKEA encoded by the coding sequence GTGTTCGTGACGCCGCAGGGCCGACTCGGGCTGGAGCCGGGCGATACCGCGCCTCCTTTCGATCGGGAAGCCGCCGAGCGTCTCGAGAGCGCCTTCGCGCGCGGCCCGGGGCACGGGCTGCTGCAGCTCGGGGCGGGCGAGATCGGGACGGCGCTGCCGCCGGTCCTCTCATTCTGGCGGGACCTCGGCGCCCGGTACGTGACGGCGCTGTGCACGCTGCCGGAAGCCGCCCAGGGGGATTTGGCGAGGCAGGATCTGGCCGGGAAGGTCGCGCCGGCGCGCCCCGCCCCGCCTCCCGAAGAAGAAATCGAGCCGATGGCGGAGGCCGCTCCTCCGATGACCGGCACGGAATACGTCACGGCGGGTCTCCTGCGGGACCTCTGGGGCGCGATCGATACGGCGCTGGCGGCGGAGCTGTCCGAGTCGCGCGCCGGCGTCCAGGATTTCCTCAAGCGGCACAATCCGGCGTGGAACCTCGTGGGGCGCGTTCATTTCCATCTCGCCGAGAACAAGGGCGACGGCGAGGCACCGTTCGCGTTTCTCGCGACCTACACGACGCGTCTGTCGCGGCACGCGCAGGCGCAGCATCTGCCGCTCGGACAAGCGCTGCGCGAATACGCGGGGGCGGCGAAGAAGGACCGGCTGCTGGCGCTGCTTCTCCCGGTGCAGCGCGCGGCGACGACGTGCCCCTGGCTGAAGGAGATGCTCGACTCCGGGGAGGTCTTCCATCCGCTGCGATGGCTGTCCCGGGAGGCGCTGCAACTCCTGCGCGACGTGCCGCGGCTTCAGGAGGCGGGCATCGCCGTGCGTATGCCGGCGTCCTGGGTGGGGAATCGACCGCTGCGGCCGCTGGTGACCGCCACGATCGGCGGGCGCGCCCCCTCCGTCGTGGGCCGGGACGCGCTGCTCGACTTCGACATGGCGGTCACGATCGAGGGGGCCGCCCTGACGTCCCGCGAGGTCGAGGAGCTGCTGGCCGGGACGGAGGAGATGGCGCTCATCCGCGGACGGTGGGTCGAGATCGATCGGGAACGGCTGCGGCGGACGATCGAGCAGTTCCGCTCGGTGCAGCGCGCCGCCGCGGACGACGGCCTGGGGTTCGGCGAGGCGATGCGTCTGCTCGCCGGCGCCGACATCGCGAACGGCGCAGATGGCCCAGGCGGCGGCGCCGGCGGCCCGGCGGGTGGCGGTCTCGCGGGTGGAGGCGAAGTGGGCGGCGACGGCCCCGACTGGTCGCGGGTGGTCGCGGGGCCCTGGCTCTCCGAGACTTTGAAGGGACTGCGGAGCCCGCAGGGACTGGCGCGCGTCGATCCCGGCGCGGCGCTGCGCGACACGCTGCGCCCCTACCAGCACGTCGGGCTGCGCTGGCTCTACCTGCTGTCGCGGCTCGGGCTCGGGGCCTGCCTGGCGGACGACATGGGGCTCGGGAAGACGATCCAGGTGCTGGCGCTCCTGCAAGTCTTGAAGAGCGAGGCGGCTGACCGCGAGCGCTCCGACCGCCGGAAGCCGAGCCTCCTGGTCGCGCCGGCCTCCCTTCTGGCCAACTGGGCGTCGGAGATCGAGCGCTTCGCGCCTCGACTGCGCGCGCTCGTCGCGCACCCGTCGGCGATGCCGGCGGCCGAGGTCAGGACGCTCGCGCCGGAGCGCCTCGCCGGAATCGATCTCGTCATGACGAGCTACGGCTCGCTGCACCGGCTCCCCTGGCTGACCAAGACATCCTGGGACCTCGTGGTCCTCGACGAGGCGCAGGCGATCAAGAATCCGGCCGCCAGGCAGACGCGCGCGGCCAAGACGCTCAAGGCCCGCGCGAGGTTCGCGCTCAGCGGCACGCCGATCGAGAACCGCCTCGGCGACCTCTGGTCGATCTTCGACTTCATCAATCCCGGCCTGCTCGGATCGTCGAAGGAATTCTCCGGCTTCGTCAAGCGCCTCGCGCGGCGGCCGCACAATCCGTACGCGCCGCTGCGGGAGCTCGTGCGTCCCTACATCCTGAGACGCCTGAAGACCGACAAGACGGTCATCGCCGACCTTCCCGACAAGACCGAGGTCAAGGCGTTCTGTCCTCTCAGCCGCAGGCAGGCGGCGCTGTACGCGCAGGCCGTGAACGATCTGAAGGCCGCGCTGGCCGCCGCCGAAGGGATCCAGCGCCGCGGCATCATCCTGGCGTATCTCATGCGCCTCAAGCAGATCTGCAATCACCCCTCGCAGTGGCTGAGGGACGGCGCCTGGGCCGAGAAGGACAGCGGCAAGTGGACCCGGCTGCGGGAGATCGCCGAAGTCATCGCGGCGAAGCAGGAGAAGGTCCTGGTGTTCACGCAGTTCCGCGAGGTGACGGAGCCCGTGGCGGCCTTCCTCGGCTCGGTGTTCGGGGCCCCGGGTCTCGTCCTGCACGGCGCCACCGCCGTCGGCAAGCGTCAGGAGTTGGTGCGCCACTTCCAGGAGGACGACGCGGTCCGCTACTTCGTCCTGTCGCTCAAGACGGGGGGCGCCGGTCTCAATCTCACCGCCGCCGCGCACGTCGTCCACTTCGATCGCTGGTGGAACCCGGCGGTCGAGAACCAGGCGACGGACCGCGCCTTCCGCATCGGGCAGACCCGAAACGTGCTCGTCCACAAGTTCGTCTGCCGCGGCACGGTCGAGGAGAGGATCGACCGCCTGATCGAATCGAAGCGCGCCCTGTCGCGGGACCTGCTGGAAGGGGGTGTCGAGCTGCTGCTCACCGAGATGAAGGACGACGAGCTGCTCGACCTCGTAGCCCTCGACATCAACGCGGCCCTGAAGGAGGCTTGA
- a CDS encoding type II toxin-antitoxin system prevent-host-death family antitoxin translates to MTRCDYLLVMKKVRIAELKTRLSEHLRRVRRGETYTVMDRETPIARLVPYGAEAEPLRVRKPLRRVPSLHDVRLPPPLKVGVDAVALLLEERQVGR, encoded by the coding sequence ATGACCAGATGTGACTATCTTCTGGTCATGAAGAAGGTCCGGATTGCGGAGCTCAAGACCCGCCTGAGCGAGCACCTCCGCAGGGTGCGGCGCGGCGAGACCTACACGGTGATGGACCGGGAGACACCGATCGCCCGGCTCGTTCCGTATGGCGCCGAAGCCGAACCCCTCAGGGTCCGCAAGCCGCTGCGGCGCGTCCCGAGCCTGCACGACGTCCGGCTGCCGCCGCCGCTCAAGGTCGGCGTCGATGCGGTCGCCCTCCTTCTCGAGGAAAGGCAGGTCGGGCGCTGA